A single region of the Micropterus dolomieu isolate WLL.071019.BEF.003 ecotype Adirondacks linkage group LG02, ASM2129224v1, whole genome shotgun sequence genome encodes:
- the LOC123967305 gene encoding C-type mannose receptor 2-like, whose amino-acid sequence MQGNGHHRNKESRRTWTNGQLIFYKCTLYLFIFSLELKRSVTASLDSDEFAFFHEGAQGCLGVRDHSLVLSASCEEVNQRWKWVTRGRLFNLGSSLCLGMTTGNLTSIGNKSPLGVYTCDREPPRVRWTWTCGQVLDNLNNYLPSPSFWNSSSTSPPSTLKWTLHGGVQDLCSKTYREIYTIQGNSHGRPCYLPFLYDGQWFHNCTSIGREDGHLWCATTFDYGKDERWGFCPVKSSGCETFWDTDPLTDSCYQFNFQATLSWSEARISCQQQGADLLSITKLHEQTYINGKGNCVVMIHGNPQKNTGMWASRACEMENNGFICQRQQDSGLPPAPALIPASLSKPVELGGVTYRVVEKRLDWTGALHICESLNGTLATVRDPYQQGYLTLLINSLHRPAWISLYNYGGRSFTWLGEEEVAYSNWKDGEPNQMAGCGHMTTTGQWTMTPCDAKLEAAICQISHEPVVHQWIYPGQCPHSLGEWAWMPFRNHCYAFNLQNLKLQQDARMSCKKVGAELLSILDETENGFIWEHIQSYAEQAHGAWLGISVKGRGLVWSEDTEMSYTNWEAHDVAFSVLSPNSCFWIQSNSGLWKPGSCRNRTHGVICKGPRSAETSATTFEGDHLPTLIVVMVTGLVLVVLIVSVIYLYRRRTVGSRGSYEGARYSRTNSSLAEQTEKNILVSDMELNEQPE is encoded by the exons CATCGCTGGACTCTGACGAGTTTGCTTTCTTCCATGAGGGAGCCCAGGGGTGCCTGGGAGTGCGGGATCACTCCCTCGTCCTGTCAGCCTCCTGTGAGGAAGTCAACCAGCGCTGGAAATGGGTGACCCGGGGTCGCCTGTTCAACCTGGGCTCTTCGCTGTGCCTGGGCATGACCACTGGTAACCTCACCTCCATCGGGAACAAGTCTCCCTTGGGTGTGTACACCTGTGACCGTGAGCCCCCCAGAGTACGCTGGACATGGACCTGTGGCCAAGTGTTGGACAACCTCAACAACTACCTTCCCTCACCCTCATTTTGGAACTCCTCCTCAACCTCCCCTCCTTCAACGCTCAAATGGACACTGCATGGTGGCGTGCAGGACCTGTGCTCTAAAACATATCGTG AGATCTACACAATCCAGGGGAACTCTCATGGTCGCCCCTGCTATCTGCCCTTCCTGTATGATGGCCAGTGGTTCCACAACTGCACTAGTATCGGACGTGAGGACGGTCACCTCTGGTGTGCCACCACCTTCGACTATGGCAAGGACGAGCGGTGGGGCTTCTGTCCTGTCAAGA GCAGTGGCTGTGAGACATTCTGGGATACTGACCCGCTGACAGACAGCTGTTACCAGTTTAACTTCCAGGCTACACTGTCATGGAGCGAAGCTCGGATCAGTTGCCAGCAGCAGGGGGCAGACCTGCTAAGCATCACCAAGCTGCATGAGCAGACATACATCAACGGTAAA GGAAACTGTGTTGTCATGATTCACGGGAACCCACAGAAGAACACTGGCATGTGGGCTTCCCGAGCCTGTGAGATGGAAAATAATGGCTTTATCTGTCAAAGGCAACAAG ACTCAGGTCTCCCTCCGGCCCCGGCTCTTATTCCTGCCTCCCTGTCAAAGCCTGTGGAGTTGGGTGGAGTGACTTACCGGGTTGTGGAGAAGCGTCTGGACTGGACCGGCGCTCTGCACATCTGTGAATCTTTGAATGGGACCCTGGCCACTGTGAGGGATCCCTACCAGCAAGGTTACCTGACGCTGCTGATCAACAGCCTGCACCGGCCCGCTTGGATCTCTCTCTACAACTATGGA GGACGGAGCTTCACCTGGCTAGGTGAAGAAGAAGTTGCATATTCAAACTGGAAAGATGGGGAGCCCAATCAAATGGCTGGATGCGGTCACATGACCACTACTGGGCAGTGGACTATGACTCCCTGTGATGCTAAACTGGAGGCTGCTATCTGTCAAATTAGTC ATGAGCCTGTGGTTCACCAGTGGATCTACCCTGGCCAGTGCCCCCACTCTTTGGGAGAATGGGCTTGGATGCCTTTCAGAAACCACTGTTACGCCTTTAACCTGCAAAATCTGAAACTGCAGCAGGATGCACGCATGTCCTGTAAGAAAG TTGGAGCAGAACTTCTCTCTATCTTGGATGAGACAGAGAATGGATTTATATGGGAACACATCCAGAGCTATGCAGAACAGGCACATGGAGCTTGGCTGGGCATCAGCGTGAAAG GTAGAGGTCTAGTGTGGAGCGAGGACACAGAGATGTCGTACACCAACTGGGAGGCGCACGATGTCGCCTTCTCTGTTCTGTCTCCAAACTCCTGCTTCTGGATCCAGAGCAACAGTGGCCTGTGGAAGCCGGGCTCCTGCAGAAACCGCACACATGGAGTCATCTGCAAAGGGCCTCGCA GTGCTGAGACCTCAGCTACAACGT TTGAAGGTGACCACCTGCCCACTCTGATTGTTGTCATGGTGACGGGCCTGGTGCTGGTGGTGCTGATTGTCTCTGTGATCTACTTGTACCGTCGGCGAACTGTTGGGTCCCGGGGGTCTTACGAAGGAGCCCGCTATAGCCGCACCAACTCCAGCCTCGCAGAGCAGACTGAGAAGAACATCCTGGTGTCCGACATGGAGCTGAACGAGCAGCCAGAGTAG